The DNA region CATCGACCTGTTGGGCGGCACCCCCACCACCAAGGTGGGCGAGATAAAGATCGGCGGCGACCTGCGCCAGATGGTCGAGGACAACCTGGAGCTGGAATACGAGGCCATCGCCATGTACCGGCGCCTCATCAAGCAGGCGGAGAAGGAGGACGACCCGGCCACCCGCCGCCTGCTGGAGGACATCCTCAAGGACACCGAGGAGCACGCTCGCGACCTGGAAAGCATTTTGGGGAAGTAGGGGAGAACCCTTGGTAATCGAGATCCTCACCCTCAACCTTCCCGAGCCCTCCCCGGGCGCTAGGCCCGGGCGAGGGCGTCCGGCAGTCCGCTAGACGACGGTCCTGGGAGGTTGAGAGAGATGGCTGAAGACCGGGTACTCATTTTCGATACCACCCTGCGCGACGGCGAGCAGACGCCAGGGGTGGCCCTCAACGCCGAAGAGAAGCTGGAGATAGCCCGCGCCCTGGAGCGGATGCGGGTGGACATCATCGAGGCGGGCTTCGCCGCCTCCTCGCCGGGCGACTTCGAGGCCGTTAGCCGTATCGCCCGGGAAGTGCGGGGGTCCGTCATCGCCACCCTCTGCCGGGCGGTGCCCGAGGACATCGACATCGGCTGGGAGGCGGTGAAGGAGGCCGAAAGCCCCCGCCTGCACGTCTTCATCTCCAGCTCCGACATCCACATCATGCACATGCTGGAGAAGGACCGGGAGCATGTGCTGGAGATGGCCCGCACCATGGTGGCGCGGGCGGCCAAATACTGCCCCGACGTGGAGTTCTCGCCCCAGGACGCCACTCGCTCCGACCCCGAATACATCTACCGGATGCTGAAGGAGGTCATAGACGCCGGGGCCACCACCGTCAACATCCCCGATACGGTGGGCTACGCCATCCCCGAGGAGTTCGCTGCCTTCATCCGCAGCATCCTGGAGCGGGTGCCCAACATCCACAAGGCGCGCATCTCCGTCCACTGCCACAACGACCTGGGGCTGGCCGTGGCCAACTCGCTGGCCGCCGTGCGCGCGGGAGCGCGGCAGGTGGAGGTATGCGTCAACGGCATCGGCGAGCGGGGCGGCAACGCTGCCCTGGAAGAGGTGGTGATGGCCCTCAAGACCCGCCGCGACTTTTTCGGTGTGGACACGGGCCTCGACACCACC from Dehalococcoidia bacterium includes:
- a CDS encoding ferritin-like domain-containing protein, with product MGRPKASQEFIDMLNEALSEEMASIFQYMWDHILARGMESPPIAEKFKELAMTEMRHAYMLAERIDLLGGTPTTKVGEIKIGGDLRQMVEDNLELEYEAIAMYRRLIKQAEKEDDPATRRLLEDILKDTEEHARDLESILGK
- a CDS encoding 2-isopropylmalate synthase translates to MAEDRVLIFDTTLRDGEQTPGVALNAEEKLEIARALERMRVDIIEAGFAASSPGDFEAVSRIAREVRGSVIATLCRAVPEDIDIGWEAVKEAESPRLHVFISSSDIHIMHMLEKDREHVLEMARTMVARAAKYCPDVEFSPQDATRSDPEYIYRMLKEVIDAGATTVNIPDTVGYAIPEEFAAFIRSILERVPNIHKARISVHCHNDLGLAVANSLAAVRAGARQVEVCVNGIGERGGNAALEEVVMALKTRRDFFGVDTGLDTTQIYRVSRLVSQLTGVPVQPNKAIVGANAFRHQSGIHQHGIVKLRETYEIIDPRDVGLPRGGIIVLNKNSGRHGLRARLRELGYELAEEELDRVFRAFKELADKKGEIDDRDLEMLVMEERRASVEVYKLDLLQVSCGNQLVPTATVRLLGPEGQVLQTTATGTGPVDASYRAINALVGVPNRLLEYQVKSVTEGIDAQGEVTVRIEVDGHTFVGIGSDTDIVVASAKALMDALNRALTRVPREERAWSNP